The following proteins are encoded in a genomic region of Oncorhynchus keta strain PuntledgeMale-10-30-2019 chromosome 35, Oket_V2, whole genome shotgun sequence:
- the LOC118383874 gene encoding zinc finger translocation-associated protein-like, with translation MEEKETGESEPVVHPCAEQTDSLSLIIRGEEEATREPSDLGHCSREEDGLTNGHVDNDSDEEMVTPLCSPGTSYWSVTEGPDSPFLLSPVPGPSGIKERVQRASRPGFSRIPGRDHRRYYHEYWRSEFLMDFDPRRHGMICMVCGSSLATLKLSTIKRHIRQKHPDSLLWSVSDKEVIRSGWESHLSLEGGQRLYCPAGGVVAISQGQEEQLLDCARRSTGKPDGMVTPKLQPRSTTPSPHTPAPLQQQEELPGPSARTLERYLNDSLHAWFRQEFLMEYQAEAGRLVCMVCGRPLPSLHLDHIKSHVLDIHPQSLVYSSEEKHGILQTWAQTHESDPLNDFIKSEPNTKDEREAGVDFFHDDLETIQIGADNDEALSQIHDMVGSRDGGGVGVPEVTSPIPPLPLRQPRKRRLLGGFPWRLRLDYLVAYGPQGRGTFCMVCSQALPVAKVSSFRRHIQDCHPETTSLAREEREAMAEAWTKEAPMEDHLAVQMKEEVDPGDIISIHVSGEMGEKAAPDNNNNNNHRAPKMSAIQTVKEEEGVVTIPATLGRHGHYPGKDQRRNYQVRWRMEFLMDYDCRRHGLICMVCGATLATLKVSTIKRHIQQVHPHSLEYSSDERQQALLSYNQTALHFVHSDDCFSSLDHGHSAVGETAASLFVS, from the exons ATggaagagaaagagacgggggagAGCGAGCCCGTGGTCCACCCGTGTGCTGAGCAGACAGATTCTCTCTCATTAATAATACGCGGAGAGGAGGAAGCAACACGAGAGCCCAGTGATTTGGGACACTGTTCAAGAG AGGAAGACGGTCTGACCAATGGCCACGTGGACAATGACAGCGATGAGGAGATGGTTACCCCACTCTGCTCCCCGGGCACCAGCTACTGGAGTGTCACAGAGGGTCCCGACTCCCCCTTTCTCCTGTCCCCCGTCCCGGGCCCCTCTGGGATCAAGGAGAGGGTCCAACGCGCCTCCCGTCCCGGCTTCAGCCGCATCCCGGGCCGGGACCACCGGCGCTACTACCACGAGTACTGGCGCAGCGAGTTCCTGATGGACTTTGACCCCCGTCGCCACGGCATGATCTGCATGGTGTGTGGGAGCTCGCTGGCCACTCTCAAACTCAGCACCATCAAGAGGCATATTCGACAGAAGCACCCAGATTCCCTGCTGTGGAGTGTGTCCGACAAGGAGGTGATTCGCTCGGGCTGGGAGAGCCACCTGAGTCTGGAGGGGGGCCAGAGGTTGTACTGTCCGGCCGGAGGTGTGGTCGCCATCTCGCAGGGTCAGGAGGAGCAGCTGCTGGACTGCGCACGCCGCTCCACCG GGAAACCCGATGGTATGGTGACCCCCAAACTCCAGCCCCGGTCCACCACCCCATCTCCCCATACACCGGCCCCCCTCCAGCAGCAGGAGGAGCTCCCCGGGCCCTCGGCCCGGACCCTGGAGCGCTACCTGAACGACTCGCTCCACGCCTGGTTCCGACAGGAGTTCCTCATGGAGTACCAGGCGGAGGCGGGCAGGCTGGTGTGCATGGTGTGTGGCCGCCCGCTGCCCTCGCTCCACCTGGACCACATCAAGAGCCACGTGCTGGACATCCACCCTCAGTCGCTGGTCTACAGTTCGGAGGAGAAGCACGGCATCCTGCAGACCTGGGCTCAGACGCATg AATCTGACCCCCTGAACGACTTCATCAAGTCGGAGCCCAACACCAAAGACGAGAGAGAGGCTGGGGTGGACTTCTTCCATGATGACCTGGAGACCATCCAGATTGGCGCGGACAACGATGAGGCATTGTCCCAGATACACGACATGGTTGGTAGCAGGGATGGAGGTGGTGTTGGAGTTCCAGAGGTGACCAGCCccataccccctctccctctccgccaGCCCAGGAAGAGGCGTCTCCTCGGGGGCTTCCCCTGGCGCCTGCGCCTGGACTACCTGGTGGCCTATGGGCCTCAGGGTCGTGGCACCTTCTGCATGGTGTGCTCCCAGGCCCTGCCCGTGGCTAAGGTGAGCAGCTTCCGGCGCCACATTCAGGACTGCCACCCTGAGACCACCAGCCTGGcccgggaggagagagaggcaatgGCCGAGGCCTGGACCAAAGAGGCCCCCATGGAAGACCACCTGGCTGTGCAGATGAAAGAAG AAGTGGACCCCGGTGACATCATCAGCATCCATGTGTCAGGAGAGATGGGTGAAAAGGCAGCAccggacaacaacaacaacaacaaccaccggGCCCCCAAGATGTCCGCCATTCAgacagtgaaggaggaggagggggttgtCACCATACCTGCCACTCTGGGACGCCATGGACACTACCCGGGCAAGGACCAGCGGCGGAACTACCAGGTGCGCTGGCGGATGGAGTTCCTGATGGACTATGACTGCCGGCGACACGGGCTGATCTGTATGGTGTGCGGGGCGACGTTAGCCACTCTTAAAGTCAGCACCATCAAGAGACACATCCAGCAGGTCCACCCTCATTCTCTGGAGTACAGCTCTGACGAGAGACAGCAAGCCCTGCTCAGCTACAACCAGACAGCCCTGCACTTCGTCCACTCGGACGACTGTTTCTCCTCCCTGGACCACGGACACTCGGCAGTCGGAGAGACGGCCGCCAGCCTCTTCGTCAGTTAA